DNA from Roseimicrobium sp. ORNL1:
GCCAATGCGCACGGGATAGTAGCGTGCCGCCTGTGGAAGCGTGGCGGGATCGAGATAAAGATGCGTGGCATGGCCCTGTCCACGCAGCGTCACTCCCGACTTCAGCACCACCGTTTCATACATGCCCGCACGGCGCGAGAGCTTGAAGTCCCCCGCCCCTAGCAGCACGACTCCGCCACCCTTCGCAGCTACTTTATCAATGGCTTCTTGCAGGATCGTATCAGCCACCACGGCGGCTCCGGGAGCGGAGACTCGCACCTCAAAGTCACTCGCATTGGTCTCGTGAACTTCAGGTCCGGCACCTGGTTGCGCGGATGCGACATCGGCCATTAGGCCCGCGCAGCACAGAAGGGCAAGAAAGTAAGGAGTGGATTGTAATCTCATAACAGGTCCCTTGAGATAACGCACAGCCGGCGAATCCCTGTCTGCGACTTTCCTGCGCATCCATGTCGCGCAGCAAGGCATGATACTTCTGCCACTCAAACTCCGTTCATCCCCCAAGCACCTTTCACGTTTCGCTTTGATCCGCATGAAATGGAATCCCCTTATTCTCGCCGCCCTTGCTGCGATGCCGCTGACCTTCGTGCATGCAGATGCCCCACCACCGCCGAATCCCGCTGTGGACGCGGGCTCCAAGTGGCCGGCACGACGGGCGCAGTTGGAGAAGGAATGGCTGAAAATCCTGGGCCCCTTCCCCACCAGCAAACCTCCGCTCGACGTGCAGATCCTCAGCACGGAGAAGGTGCCGTCTTCTCCAAGTGATCCCACCTACCCCATGCACGCGGGAGACATCACACGGTACAAGGTGAAGTTCCGCGCAGAGGCCGACTCGAGTGGCGGCACGCAGTCAGACATCTGGATCTATGGCTGGCTGCTCGTGCCAGACAGTGCAAAGGAAGCCCATGAGAAACAGGGGCTCCAAACGCCTGCCGTGATCTGTCTGCACAGTACCACGTACGGCTCGGGCAAGAGCAGTCCCGCAGGCGTGGCCGGCCGTTTCGTTTCGAATCCAAAGCTTGGCTTCGTCGGTCGTCCCGATCTCGTGGGCAAGGACCCACGCTACGACAACAACAGCATGCCTGACCCGAACGATGCCGAGGCGATGCACACGTGGTACGCAGGTGGTCGCGCCTCCGGCCTGCTGCTGGCGAAGCAGGGTTTTGTCACCTTGAGCATCGACATGCTGGGCGATGGCGAGCGCATCGAACCGGGACAACGTCCGCTGGATATGCGCCAGTTCTACAAGCAGCGCTATCCGGACCCCATGGCGGAGAAGGCGTGGTCATGCATGGGCAAATGGATCTGGGATGTGATGCGCTCCGTCGACTATCTGGAATCACTCCCTTATGTGAATCCCAAAGGCATCGGCTGCACCGGCTGGTCCTGGGGTGGCCATGTCACGCTCTTTGCTGCAGCCTTTGACCAGCGCATAGCCGCCGCAGTGCCTAATGGAGGCGTGCTGGATTGGGACAGACCCAAGTATCCTCCAGGTTACAAGGGCAAGCCCAAGGCGAATCAGTGGTGCCGCCAGCCGTCTACTTGGGAGCCCTGGACCCCAGACGCCACTGAGCCACCCTCCAGCGGAGCGGAAAGCCTGCGTCGCTGGGGCTTCCTGCAAAACAGCGGGCCCGCGATCATGATGCCGAAGTTTTACAAATACACGCTGCCCGAGAATCGCGACCTGGAACTCCCTATAGGATTCGAGAGCCTGATGATGATGGTCGCGCCCCGGCCGCTGCTCATCATTTCCAGCGAGATCGAGTTCAAGCAGCACGACATTCTCCCCAAGTGCATGGAGACCATGAAGGTCTATGCCCAGTGGCAGGACGTGAAAGACTCCGGCCTGCCAAGTCCCCTTCAGGCCAGAAAGGAGCGACGTGGCTATGTCGAGACACAAGCCTACTACGTGAACAACAACGAGTATTCGCCGAAGGCCATCGACTCCTATCTGAACAGCCTGAAGGCTGGCGATTGCTTCAGTTGGTTCTCCTTCCCCGGCGGCCACAGTTACCCCTTCTCCGCACAGATGGTCACTACCGGTTGGTTCGGTCGCTGGATGGGACTCTACCCTGCGGCAACCGTGCCTCCCCTCCCGAGCATTCCCGCGAACGAAGTGCTAAACATCGGCCCGCTTCCAACAAAGAAAGAAGGGCAGTAGCGAGGCATCGGAGCAAGCGACTTCAAAATATCCTCGACCTTTGCTTTCAAGAGGATAACTCCTCTTCCATGCCCCATCTCTTCCGGACACACGACGGCACCGAATGGAAACCCGGCAAGCCCATGCCTCTCACACTGGCTGATGGCACCCAGGTCGAAGGCGTGTGGGCGGGCTCAGCACAAGTCGAGAAACTCAGTTGGTGGCTCGGCAAGCATGGTCATGATCTTGCCCAGACCGACGAAGTGGCTGCAGTAGCCGTCCGGGGAGAGCAAACGGGCATCGAGCGCTGGGGAGACGCGCCCTCGGGAACCCGGCTGTTCTTTGTACTGGAAGCTCCCAAGGTGGGAAAAAGCGGGCAGGCGTACCGTCTCGCAAAGTTGGTTACCACCGCCTCCACCGAAGCGCAGACAAAGTATTTCGATGACGAGCGATTCTCGCTGTTCGGCAACTTTAATACCGACGGCACCATTGCGAAAATCCCGTCACTTCCTCCACCAAGCGGTCCGGAGGATATGCGCCGTCCGGGCGAGCTGTTTTGAGCTGGTAGCTGAAAAACCTGTACCGCTCCCAAGCTGAACTCAGGAACGGATACAGTGTCCTACACCCTCTCGTTTACTCCGGCTGCGCAGCCGCTGCAGGCTTCACTTCAGCGGCCTGCCGCTTCTTCTCAGCTTCCATGGCGGCCTTGTCGGCAGCCATGGTCGCCATCGCAGCCATACGGCGGGCACGATCCTTGGCCTCCTGCTCGGCGCGTGCCTTGGCAGCAATGGCTTCGCGCTTGGCCTTGGCCTCCTCTTCAACCTTCCGCTTCGCTTCCTGTTCAGCCTCCTGCTTTGCCCGCATCGCGGCAGTCGCAGCTTTCATCTCTTCGATTTCACGCCGCGCTTGTTCTTTCTCAGCTTCGCGAGCGGCATCACGTTGCGCCTTTTCTTCGGCAGCAGCCTGACGAGCGGCTTCTTTTTCTGCGGCGGCTTGTTGCTTGGCGGCTTCTTTCTCAGCCTGGAGACGCGCTTTCTCGGCCGCCTTCTCTGCATCTGCCTGCTCCTTCGCGATTCTGGCGGCTTCCTTCTCGGCGGCAGCTTGCTGCTTGGCAGCCTCTTTCTCGGCCTGGAGACGTGCCTTCTCCGCAGCCTTCTCAGCATCGGCCTGCTCCTTGGCGATCCTGGCGGCTTCCTTCTCGGCAGCAGCTTGCTCTTTGGCAGCCTCTTTCTCGGCTTGGAGGCGGGCTTTCTCAGCGGCCTGTTCAGCGGCGGCCTGTTCCTTCGCGCGCTGGGCTGCTTCCTTCTCCTCCTGAAGGCGGGCTTTCTCAGCAGCTTTCTCTTGGGCGGCTTGCTCTTTGGCAGCCATCAACTCGGC
Protein-coding regions in this window:
- a CDS encoding prolyl oligopeptidase family serine peptidase → MKWNPLILAALAAMPLTFVHADAPPPPNPAVDAGSKWPARRAQLEKEWLKILGPFPTSKPPLDVQILSTEKVPSSPSDPTYPMHAGDITRYKVKFRAEADSSGGTQSDIWIYGWLLVPDSAKEAHEKQGLQTPAVICLHSTTYGSGKSSPAGVAGRFVSNPKLGFVGRPDLVGKDPRYDNNSMPDPNDAEAMHTWYAGGRASGLLLAKQGFVTLSIDMLGDGERIEPGQRPLDMRQFYKQRYPDPMAEKAWSCMGKWIWDVMRSVDYLESLPYVNPKGIGCTGWSWGGHVTLFAAAFDQRIAAAVPNGGVLDWDRPKYPPGYKGKPKANQWCRQPSTWEPWTPDATEPPSSGAESLRRWGFLQNSGPAIMMPKFYKYTLPENRDLELPIGFESLMMMVAPRPLLIISSEIEFKQHDILPKCMETMKVYAQWQDVKDSGLPSPLQARKERRGYVETQAYYVNNNEYSPKAIDSYLNSLKAGDCFSWFSFPGGHSYPFSAQMVTTGWFGRWMGLYPAATVPPLPSIPANEVLNIGPLPTKKEGQ